In the genome of Mercurialis annua linkage group LG8, ddMerAnnu1.2, whole genome shotgun sequence, the window TCCACCTTCACCCACGCCATTGCAAGGGGGTACATGCAATCATTCGGGTCAATACCGGTTGCAGAAAGCAACTGACCCCCATACTTTCCCTTGAGCCAACAACCGTCAAGGCACACAATCTCCCTAAGGCCATTCCTGAAAGCCCTCTTCATCGCATCAAAACAGACATACATGCCTTGAAATTTCCCTCTCGGCTCTTTAAACTCGACAGTGCTGCCAGGATTTGTTCTAAGGACCTCCCTCCTGTAGTCATAAATCTTCTCATACTGCCCATCTTCATCCCCATCCAACTTATCCAATGCCATCCTCCTAGCTCTTCTTGCTTTCTGGATAGGGATGTTCTGTTTCAGCTCTCTTTGGATCTTGCCCTTAAACTGCTCAGGGGTATAGTCGGGATTGTTTCTGAACTCCTCCAAAAAACTATCTGCCAGATACGCACTTGTGACGTGGAAGTTGGTATAGTCGGGATTGTTTCTGAACTCCTCCAAAAAACTTCTCATTAGTGGGGAACCAAACTTGATACTTGTTGACTATGCCCCACTCCCTGCAGGCCATCTTGAACTGGTGCCTATTATCAAACAACATTCCTTCAGTGAATGAGGGATTGGCTCTCGCAGCCTGCTCATCAAACCTGTTAAACCGCGTACCagtttgaccatcagaatcagAGGCTGTGTTGTTGTCATCCGATGCAATATAGTCCGACTCAGCTTCATTTAAATCCGGATTTATGGTTCATTCTACACCACCTGGCCCAAATTCTGGCTGTGTACTACCCCTTGGTCTGCCACCAGACCTCTG includes:
- the LOC126660596 gene encoding uncharacterized protein LOC126660596; its protein translation is MKNIMRKRKGACGCRAECARGGGHVDAEQNVQEEGGPVDEEHNVQDDGGQMEDAFDPDIDDYIVDPDYDVWDDDDDLLTELRSTGQLDEESSVPVNGMNTMFNQHRAESDYIASDDNNTASDSDGQTGTRFNRFDEQAARANPSFTEGMLFDNRHQFKMACREWGIVNKNNPDYTNFHVTSAYLADSFLEEFRNNPDYTPEQFKGKIQRELKQNIPIQKARRARRMALDKLDGDEDGQYEKIYDYRREVLRTNPGSTVEFKEPRGKFQGMYVCFDAMKRAFRNGLREIVCLDGCWLKGKYGGQLLSATGIDPNDCMYPLAMAWVKVENIESWTWFMELLKADLHLGNSSVFMSDKQKGLINAVKELFPYSEYRFCWRHLWSNYRSTFHHQHLKPLIWNIGIASYKSKYVAAMKVLEDSHSEAYEWISARSRVHWSRYYFGT